CCCTTCCCCTTTCCTTTCATTGGGCTGGGGGTTACTGAGAGGGacgaaagaagaaaaagaaaaacttcacTCACTAGTAAATTACAAATATCTTATTTAAAAGTCGGTGTTCAGGGattcaagaaaaagaaaataacataaaatCTTTTGACCGggggcgctgatagcctagcagttatggcGCCTGCACCATGAacggaggctaaagtcctcgtCGCATCAGCCTCGGGTTTGAATAAGACCTCGGTCCTTTGCCTCAcgtctttcttctttctctcctccaaatgtttcttctgtctctctttagcctctcctatctaataaaggcaaaagtcGCCTTTCAAAATCTTTTAATTGAAAGCGCTCGCCACAGAGGGGCTCCCTACATAAGCCCCTGTAATCttaaatggtgtttttttttaatctaagaaataaaactgtcacgtttttctttttgaaagcGACCTCACTTGAGACTTCTTCTAACATTTGCCTGCCTGGAAGGTGACCTACAGTTGGATGCATTGTATGCCCATACACATTGACTAATTCTCAGCTCGTAGTGGGTCCAGCAAACTctagaaaagagaaaaataagtgAAGTTTCTAAAGGAAATGCAGGTTGGAGGGCCTGGGGGTATCTACACATGTAGAATTTGCCCTTGCCTAGTCTGAGGTCGGACTTCTCACCTGTGGCCTTTAGTCGGGGTTTGGggctctttttctccttcttgtcCGGCCGTCCCCGTCGAATCACCTTCTTGCCTCTCTTCTTGGAGCGACCGTAGTCgctgtcatcatcatcctccacCATGAAGTCCTCATCGCTGCCGGACTCGTCagctgcacacagaaacacgtaTGGGATGTGTTAATGTAGAGGTCGTGATGCTCAGAAGTCTAAAACACGATGGCTTTGATGATCAACAAATGCAACAATGACCGCTCGTTGATTGTTCGACGGCCTTTATTTCACATAGAGATTATTAAGCATTGAtactaaaaaaacattgaggtaTCGGTATAGCTCTGATGATATTGAGTTAGAAAGCTGCCAGAAATGAGCCGGTTATTGTGCATCAAAGCATGACTTAAATATTGATTTAAGGGCCGTGCACTTTCTACCTTCTGTGTTAGTTCAATAACTACAATGTAGTGGGGGGCGATATGACCTCAGATTCAGGTATTACAGGTCACGCATATGTAAAGATATTCACGCACTATAACCCCCCCTGTCTTCCCCTTAAACAAGCCGTGTGATGGGATACCTAACTCCTTTCTGTGCTCGACACTGTTCGGTGTTTTAGTATTTACAGAAAACCTTTTGACCACGAGTCAGAGCCACAGCCTGCTTCTTTTCATCATCTTGTACTTAAGACAAGGGAGTCATCATTTGGAAGACACAttcagcaaacaaacacatgatggCGATCAAATCCATTACAGCAAATAGCCCATGTTAGCCCGAGAAGGACTGAAAAGACAAGTGCTGCAAGCCACACTCACTAAATGTTGCCGCAACTTGAGGAGGGGAACATACAAGGTAACCAATTGCTGTGCTAGGATTCGCCATCACGTTAACTTTTGACACTTGCACTTGACGCGAGGAGGACAGTGAGCGTGTGAGGCCGCTGGCTCTGCTCCGAGTGTCAGAGCGAACATGCAGAAGACTGTCTTAAATCTGCACTGTCCTCTGTCACAAATCACCATTTACGCTACTTTTATGTCAATGCAGAACATTATACTTGTAAAGAAATTGACACCAGTTTACCGCCAACTTCTACTACAACGACAAGTGTGCATGAAACATACTTTACTGGAACGCTTGCTCGACACTGTTTACAACAGTCACAACAACGTCCACAACAATAGTGCAGCCCCACACACCCAGTTTGGGCCATGGCAGACAACATTTGGGTGTGTTGAATTCTGAGTTGAGTACCACCGGTCTAGAGTACGTTTTAAGTTAAAACACATGAAGCTGACTGTGTTCCAGTAGTTCATACAGAAACAACACATTAGCCATATGTCATCATCTACCTATGTGTGCTGTGTGGCTGCTGGGAGATTTCTTAAATGTTGCATTTAGTGAACCTGTGGCCGTTTTCGAAACCGCGTACTATACTACTAGTacgtactgatttggccaaaatgcagtatgcagtatgcgaacAAATGCGAGATCCGCAGTATGCGAAATATACccggatgtcatactgattcgggaaaaatttacagtatgcatcggaccagtctacctcgcgtactgtctcccagaatgcaaagcgccaggtcaatatttacagtcgtaATGGCGGAGGGCAGCTTGTCTCCTTCTTCTTATTGCCACATTGTGGGCATGAACCAAtgacaaatatgacattttcagatatttatGCGTCTTACCACCTGAGATGTTCCTGCTTTTTCAACTGTACGATGCATGTGCCACATGTGCCACAAGCTGCTGCAATTACTGGCTTGCTCATATGATtacatattattcacagctgtGTAAAAATTAAACCTGAATGCTTGAAAAATATACATGATGGGCCATTGTTTACTTCCGCATTCCAGGACCGGAAACCAGTTTAACCGGAccaagcatactgcaaaataaccgacgactggcagtcatactacatactattgttgggttagggttagggttagataGTAGAtctactgatttagatagtagtatgtagtacgcggtttcgaaaacagcctgTGTGTTGTTGGATCAGTGTTAAGAGCAGTTGTACATACGGTCAGCATAAGTTTCCTCTTGGTCTTCATGCTCCTCGTCCTCGCTGCCTCCGTCACCCAGCAGGATCTCCCTCTGTTTGGACACGGCCTTGGAGGCGGCCTGACGCACTGTACGCTTTCGACTCACTTCCTTTTCATCATCGCTGTCTTCTACTCGGAAAACACAAAGAGTTACAGAATGACTCACAATCTTAAGAGGTCAAAAACAAACGAGATTAACTATGCTAATCATGAAATGCTGAGGCTATAAACAGGTCTATACCCGGTCCACATGTTGATCTGacatattattgtttttattcaacacattttatgCAGCTGTTTTCCACTAATGTCTTCACACACTGACCCCAAttacaaaatacacaacaatataACTGTGAGCTGATTGTTTTGTTCAgaatgtcttttattttaatacatAAAATGGTTcagtgattttctgctttttacccctagttttccaaaatgtgaCCGTTTTGAAACATTGCTACAACCTGCTGAAACAGAGTCTTCTTCAGTTGCCTAAAACTCCAACGTCTAATACATTAAAGTTGATGAGAGCTACGAAATAcgtggcttttttttaatgataaattGGATCAAGCATTAAACTAGCTGCAGACACATTTTCAGTCTGATCTAAGTATCTTATTAGACCTTATGGGGACCTTCACATTGTTCAGACGGCATGTGTGCTGGAGCATGAAACCCCCCGGATAAAGAAACCCAAACCACAGTGTTGACAAATCAACTGAATTTCGATGTAACAGCTAGTTCTCCACGGTTTGTAACATCAGATGATTTTTGGACTATATCGTTTTTCTCTACcgaaatatgttttatttttattttacatactttattaattcctgaggaaaattctggtttacactttgttattaagagacatgcttctcacacacataggcccgaagtacacacacacacacacacacacaggacctgtggacatgcattagtggagagatgttaGAGTGGGCATCTTGGCTGTACTCGGGTAGAgtcctggcacctctccagctaccagacctaCTTCCCATACTTTGGTCTGCACCAGGACTTAaaccggcaaccctccagttcccaacccaactCCCTactccctacagactgagctactccctacagactgagctactgccacccctaCTCTCTTATATTTCCTACAGCTTTCAGGGTGTTCCTTTACCGAACAGCCATCCTGTTAACCACTGCTGTGTATGCATTCTCGCTCGCTAAGGCAGAAATGGATTACAATGGCTTCGAATGGAAACAACACTTTGTctgtgtaaagaaaataaagctgTTGGATTTATTTGAGGTTAATGATTCATTTGAAAGTTTATGAGGCTGAAATATAAAGACAATTATGGTGACAGAATAAATCAGccacattattatttattttaatttagatactcttaaaaaaaaccttcaatgaATACAGAGAGAAGATGCATATTGAATGAGGATATAGTTAGGACCATCATTAAGATGGCATGCCGTCAACATCTATCACTCAGCTCAGCAGATGACAGTGATTGATTGATCGGGCTCATCAATCCAAAATGATTAACGCAGTGATAAATCAAAGCCCCATGTCACACTTTAAAGGGAATGTTGGAGACAAACAATTCAATCAGTCACAATCAGCTGGTGGTGTGAGAGGAATAAATAAAGAGCGTGACAAAGTACATGCAGAGCAACCGATCAATAACACAAGCTTTAAGGcgtttttaaatgtacatgtaaACACTCTGGTACagtttgaataaatacaaacaactcACTGTTTTTCTCAGTGATGAGctcaaacataaaatataagATATTTTCCTGTTGTCTTGTTAATATTAAAGGATGAgtagtctgtttgtttttataagaaACATCGTTGTAAAATGCATATTCAGCGAGGATTCTCCAAGATTTTAATTTCATCTTATTTTTAGGACAATGTGTAGCAGACTGTAAAGCAGACTTTTGAAAtatcatttcaaaatcaaaaatggTGCAAATTGGAGCTGGCAAATGCATGGATTTCAATTCCTACCAACAGAATTATAAGCAACTTGAGTTACTCTATATGCTGGTCTCAAGCAGGGCTGAGGACGCAGAGGTCTGGGAAGCTCACTTTTATCTAATATTAACTCTAATTTGAAGCTTATAGCCTTCAGCAGTCCAAACTACCACTGACCCAAGAAACTACTTTTAAAGCCTCAAGTTGGGTAGAGGAAATTGGTAGAGGCTTGTGAATCACAGATGGCGATCCATGAAGATCGCTATGCTTTACATGGTGTTACTTTACAGACATCTGTAaacactagggctgggaatctttggatGTCTCATGATttgattcgatttcgattcttggcgtcacgattcgattgagaatctattttcgattcaaaacgatccTGGATTCATGATTTAAAGTCTATTTTCGAATTAGTActtacttcaggatctactccattTATCTGTGAGACTGGCGGAATTTCTTGCTGCCCCAGTCGGCATTcgactgagttaaagagctcgCATTAGCACTGAGCAGGAAGtgatgaatctatttaaaatctcagaagataagaatctagATTTTAACAAATAGATTTTTCCCACCTCTATTAAACACTTCACACGTTAATAATCGTCACCTTACTGTTCTCTCAGTCTGTAAAGCTACTGTTAGCATGATCTTAAATGGTACACCATTTTAATccatctttataaaaaaaaactacagaaaactaGACTTACACATTTGCTTTATGAAATGGATCAAATTCTCACAGCTAACAGAGCACTGACGTATAAAGCATCATTTAGGTCTCAAAATTTAGGGCTCTAAAGTCAAATATAACTGAGATGTGAGACGCATTAGTTCACCAGTGTTTTGTCATCTTTACCcctgatggaaaaataaagaTCATTATTACATTTCAGAGATTGTTTGTTACCTGCAGCCCGTTTTCTTTTGGGCCCCCTCTTGCTGGGCTTCTCCACCTTGgctttctttgctttcttccctcttttctcttcataGTCACttcctccatcttcttcttcctcctctccaaaGTCATTGTCCTCTTCCTCGCTGCCAAAGTCATCTGCAGCAGCGATACAGAGGGAAGTCAGCGAGCCTGCTCTCCAGCGCTCAGTCACCACACATCAAATCACTCATGTTCACATAAGGAAGCGAAGACACTCTGGATCAGACGTAGGCTGACTTACCTGCTGAATCATTTTTGGGTTTTGTTGGCTTGTCATCAGACTCCTCACTGAAACAAATACAAGGGCAATCATTAGCAAAGGGAACGTGAACAAAATCACAGATATATTAATCctcagaaagcaaaaaaaaaaaaaaaggatgtgaaCCTTGACTAAGACATTTTCACAAAAAAGCTCAAATTTGTTATAACTCCAATTTTTCAAAGATGAATTTAAAGTGATATCGACTCCTCTATTATTTATTATGTGATGTGTGAAAAGATGTAAAACGCAAACTTTCTCCTGACCCTAAACCATGGTTGCctttaatgattgattgaatcTGCATGTGCTGCTGACCATAAGCTGTTTCTCAGTCACCATTTGCACTTGTCATATTAAGTGTCTCCATCTGGATCAAATCCGGGTTGCGATGGAAGCCTGTTAATGAGATTAACCCTTAATCACCCGTTTCTCAGGTCACAAATCTGACCTGGTTATGCACAATCAGGCTCGACTTTAATGCACATTAAGTCGTTAACCAGAAGAATCATTCTAGCACTTGAGTTCTGtggaaaca
The Labrus mixtus chromosome 7, fLabMix1.1, whole genome shotgun sequence DNA segment above includes these coding regions:
- the nucks1a gene encoding nuclear ubiquitous casein and cyclin-dependent kinase substrate 1a, which gives rise to MSRPVRNRKVVNYSQFNESDADEEYGDSKPKKVRATAPREPKHKRSKNSQDDSEESDDKPTKPKNDSADDFGSEEEDNDFGEEEEEDGGSDYEEKRGKKAKKAKVEKPSKRGPKRKRAAEDSDDEKEVSRKRTVRQAASKAVSKQREILLGDGGSEDEEHEDQEETYADPDESGSDEDFMVEDDDDSDYGRSKKRGKKVIRRGRPDKKEKKSPKPRLKATVTPSPMKGKGKGRPSAAKALEKSSPKEEEDEEPESPLEEEEEEAEKKETSPAPKTTKEAGGGDEEEEEEEEEDGSEEEAPSGED